In Carya illinoinensis cultivar Pawnee chromosome 9, C.illinoinensisPawnee_v1, whole genome shotgun sequence, the following are encoded in one genomic region:
- the LOC122276282 gene encoding small RNA 2'-O-methyltransferase-like isoform X2: MMETGGSSSVATKKATLTPKAIIYQKFGSEARYYIEEVQEPAEYGCPGLAIPHKGPSLYRCSLQLPGISVVSGTFKKKKDAEQSAAEMAIEKFLPSLQPLSGHLRAALQREGDLNGLVPVSVMAICDSKLSNLCKFINPKVESNPFLVIPLIMRAAARLSGILATSEGQLWIRRQNPYPREIMESSISQPSGSPQSTLIEAVCIPCSSEKAVETVTLDVSSTGYYLDAISKKLGLTDAANVLVSRTVGKTSSETRLYFAAHQSCMLDLSSDPLTAKEAIHLEGPLNESLSKKGPLNERASYFSGHDIYGDAILASIGYTWKSKDLSYEDVSVQSYYRMLISKIPCGLYKLSREAVLMAELPLAFTTRTNWRGSYPRDILCTFCRQHRLSEPVFSTETTPIKAPSESPACGKKLRVTDSTEEEIEHEKGCARDTVARESAESAVTYQCGVKLFSKCQDLIVECFPKDSFKKQNDSIQNTSLKVLSWLNAYFRDLDMTPEKLNSTANSLEIRFCEKNFSKEFALCRSIHNVYQSETQGAKFLDENHISMPNTLPGQGVFSLNIDGPDSGVCPSNGCLLVISYSVSLVTESGYKKVLESSDEFEFEIGAGAVIPHLEAVVIQMSIGQSACFKMDMAPKEFVLAAAAVSARNLSLLSSKSCCLKYSLTLLRVTEPLEERMEQALFSPPLSKQRVEYAVKHIRESCATTLVDFGCGSGSLLDSLLNYPTTLEKIVGIDISQKSLSRAAKILHSKLSRNTDGNAPIACVKSTILYDGSVTDFDSRLCGFDIGTCLEVIEHMEEDQAFLFGDVALSSFRPKILIVSTPNYEYNVILQKANLSSQEEDPDEKTHIQSCKFRNHDHKFEWTREQFNCWATDLAAKYNYSVEFSGVGGSADIEPGFASQIAVFRRTSPPDEDEHLKDTDSAHHYKVIWEWNRPSTYSS, encoded by the exons ATGATGGAAACTGGAGGATCCTCATCTGTTGCTACGAAGAAGGCAACCCTTACACCTAAAGCTATTATATACCAAAAGTTTGGTAGCGAGGCTAGGTACTACATAGAGGAAGTACAAGAACCTGCTGAATATGGGTGCCCAGGATTGGCCATCCCACATAAGGGGCCCTCTCTTTACCGATGCAGCTTGCAGCTACCAGGGATTTCTGTTGTCTCAGGAACCTTTAAGAAAAAGAAGGATGCTGAGCAATCTGCTGCTGAGATGGCTATCGAGAAG TTCCTCCCAAGTCTTCAGCCCCTAAGTGGCCACCTTAGAGCAGCTTTGCAGAGAGAAGGTGATCTTAATGGTTTGGTTCCTGTTTCTGTTATGGCCATCTGCGATTCAAAGCTTAGCAATCTTTGTAAATTCATTAATCCAAAAGTGGAGTCAAATCCATTCTTAGTTATACCATTAATTATGAGGGCGGCAGCAAGATTATCTGGCATTCTTGCTACTTCTGAGGGGCAGCTTTGGATTCGGAGGCAAAACCCATACCCTCGTGAGATAATGGAGTCTTCAATTAGCCAACCATCTGGCTCCCCACAAAGCACTTTGATTGAAGCTGTATGTATTCCATGTTCATCGGAGAAGGCTGTTGAAACTGTGACTCTTGATGTTTCCTCCACTGGGTATTACCTGGATGCTATTTCCAAAAAACTTGGTTTGACTGATGCTGCTAATGTTCTGGTCTCCAG GACTGTTGGTAAAACTTCTTCTGAGACAAGACTGTACTTTGCTGCCCACCAGTCGTGCATGTTGGATCTGTCATCTGATCCTCTAACAGCAAAAGAAGCTATTCATCTTGAAGGAccattaaatgaaagcttatcAAAAAAAGGACCATTAAATGAAAGGGCAAGTTATTTCTCTGGTCATGATATATATGGTGATGCAATTTTGGCATCAATTGGATACACCTGGAAGTCCAAAGACCTTTCCTATGAAGATGTATCTGTGCAATCATATTACAG GATGCTTATAAGTAAGATACCATGTGGACTTTACAAGTTGTCCAGAGAGGCAGTACTAATGGCAGAGCTGCCTTTGGCTTTCACTACAAGAACAAATTGGAGAGGTTCTTACCCAAGAGATATCCTGTGTACTTTCTGTCGCCAGCATAGGCTATCTGAGCCTGTCTTCTCTACTGAAACTACTCCTATAAAAGCACCATCTGAGTCACCAGCATGTGGCAAGAAGTTGAGGGTTACAGATTCAACTGAAGAAGAGATAGAGCATGAAAAGGGATGTGCTAGAGATACTGTTGCCAGGGAATCTGCAGAATCAGCTGTCACCTATCAATGTGGAGTAAAACTATTTTCCAAGTGTCAAGATTTGATTGTAGAGTGTTTCCCCAAAGATTCTTTTAAGAAGCAGAATGATTCTATCCAGAACACTTCCTTGAAAGTTCTCTCATGGTTGAATGCGTATTTTAGGGACCTAGATATGACTCCAGAGAAGCTAAACAGTACTGCCAATAGCCTTGAAATTCGATTTTGTGAGAAAAACTTTTCTAAGGAGTTTGCGTTGTGTAGATCAATTCATAATGTTTACCAAAGTGAGACTCAAGGTGCCAAATTTCTAGATGAAAACCATATTAGTATGCCAAATACTTTGCCTGGACAAGGAGTTTTCTCTTTAAACATTGATGGTCCAGATTCTGGTGTATGCCCCTCCAATGGGTGCTTGTTAGTTATTAGTTATTCGGTATCTTTGGTGACAGAAAGTGGATATAAGAAAGTTCTCGAAAGTAGTGATGAGTTTGAGTTTGAGATAGGGGCTGGAGCAGTAATTCCCCACCTTGAAGCAGTTGTGATCCAGATGTCCATTGGTCAGTCTGCTTGTTTCAAAATGGACATGGCCCCTAAAGAGTTTGTTTTAGCTGCTGCTGCTGTTTCTGCAAGGAATCTTTCATTGTTATCTTCAA AATCCTGCTGCTTGAAGTATTCTCTAACTTTGTTGCGTGTAACTGAACCTCTGGAGGAAAGAATGGAACAGGCCCTTTTCAGCCCACCTCTTTCGAAGCAACGTGTTGAATATGCCGTGAAACACATCAGGGAATCTTGTGCTACTACTCTG GTTGACTTTGGATGTGGTTCTGGAAGTTTATTGGATTCTTTATTAAATTATCCAACCACTTTGGAAAAAATTGTCGGTATTGATATTTCACAGAAGAGTCTAAGCCGCGCAGCAAAG ATTCTTCATTCAAAACTAAGCAGGAATACCGATGGCAATGCCCCGATTGCATGTGTCAAATCTACAATTCTTTATGATGGTTCTGTCACAGATTTTGATTCTCGATTATGCGGATTTGATATTGGCACTTGTTTAGAG GTTATTGAGCATATGGAGGAAGATCAGGCATTTCTGTTTGGAGATGTGGCACTTAGTTCTTTTCGTCCAAAGATTCTTATTGTTTCAACCCCAAACTATGAATACAATGTGATACTCCAGAAAGCTAATCTATCAAGCCAAGAAGAGGATCCAGATGAGAAAACCCACATACAGTCTTGTAAATTTCGCAACCATGATCACAAATTTGAATGGACTAGAGAGCAGTTCAACTGCTGGGCAACTGATTTAGCTGCAAAGTACAATTACAGTGTCGAGTTCAGTGGGGTTGGCGGATCTGCTGACATTGAACCGGGTTTTGCTTCTCAGATTGCCGTCTTCCGAAGAACATCCCCACCCGATGAAGATGAACATCTAAAAGATACAGATTCAGCACATCATTACAAAGTTATATGGGAGTGGAATAGGCCGTCAACATATTCTAGCTAA
- the LOC122276282 gene encoding small RNA 2'-O-methyltransferase-like isoform X5, which yields MMETGGSSSVATKKATLTPKAIIYQKFGSEARYYIEEVQEPAEYGCPGLAIPHKGPSLYRCSLQLPGISVVSGTFKKKKDAEQSAAEMAIEKLGIQNSTNSLTQQEASDELVARVKYLFSNEFLPSLQPLSGHLRAALQREGDLNGLVPVSVMAICDSKLSNLCKFINPKVESNPFLVIPLIMRAAARLSGILATSEGQLWIRRQNPYPREIMESSISQPSGSPQSTLIEAVCIPCSSEKAVETVTLDVSSTGYYLDAISKKLGLTDAANVLVSRTVGKTSSETRLYFAAHQSCMLDLSSDPLTAKEAIHLEGPLNESLSKKGPLNERASYFSGHDIYGDAILASIGYTWKSKDLSYEDVSVQSYYRMLISKIPCGLYKLSREAVLMAELPLAFTTRTNWRGSYPRDILCTFCRQHRLSEPVFSTETTPIKAPSESPACGKKLRVTDSTEEEIEHEKGCARDTVARESAESAVTYQCGVKLFSKCQDLIVECFPKDSFKKQNDSIQNTSLKVLSWLNAYFRDLDMTPEKLNSTANSLEIRFCEKNFSKEFALCRSIHNVYQSETQGAKFLDENHISMPNTLPGQGVFSLNIDGPDSGVCPSNGCLLVISYSVSLVTESGYKKVLESSDEFEFEIGAGAVIPHLEAVVIQMSIGQSACFKMDMAPKEFVLAAAAVSARNLSLLSSKSCCLKYSLTLLRVTEPLEERMEQALFSPPLSKQRVEYAVKHIRESCATTLVDFGCGSGSLLDSLLNYPTTLEKIVGIDISQKSLSRAAKV from the exons ATGATGGAAACTGGAGGATCCTCATCTGTTGCTACGAAGAAGGCAACCCTTACACCTAAAGCTATTATATACCAAAAGTTTGGTAGCGAGGCTAGGTACTACATAGAGGAAGTACAAGAACCTGCTGAATATGGGTGCCCAGGATTGGCCATCCCACATAAGGGGCCCTCTCTTTACCGATGCAGCTTGCAGCTACCAGGGATTTCTGTTGTCTCAGGAACCTTTAAGAAAAAGAAGGATGCTGAGCAATCTGCTGCTGAGATGGCTATCGAGAAG CTAGGCATCCAAAATTCCACAAATAGTCTTACTCAGCAGGAAGCGTCAGATGAACTAGTCGCTCGTGTCaagtatttattttcaaatgag TTCCTCCCAAGTCTTCAGCCCCTAAGTGGCCACCTTAGAGCAGCTTTGCAGAGAGAAGGTGATCTTAATGGTTTGGTTCCTGTTTCTGTTATGGCCATCTGCGATTCAAAGCTTAGCAATCTTTGTAAATTCATTAATCCAAAAGTGGAGTCAAATCCATTCTTAGTTATACCATTAATTATGAGGGCGGCAGCAAGATTATCTGGCATTCTTGCTACTTCTGAGGGGCAGCTTTGGATTCGGAGGCAAAACCCATACCCTCGTGAGATAATGGAGTCTTCAATTAGCCAACCATCTGGCTCCCCACAAAGCACTTTGATTGAAGCTGTATGTATTCCATGTTCATCGGAGAAGGCTGTTGAAACTGTGACTCTTGATGTTTCCTCCACTGGGTATTACCTGGATGCTATTTCCAAAAAACTTGGTTTGACTGATGCTGCTAATGTTCTGGTCTCCAG GACTGTTGGTAAAACTTCTTCTGAGACAAGACTGTACTTTGCTGCCCACCAGTCGTGCATGTTGGATCTGTCATCTGATCCTCTAACAGCAAAAGAAGCTATTCATCTTGAAGGAccattaaatgaaagcttatcAAAAAAAGGACCATTAAATGAAAGGGCAAGTTATTTCTCTGGTCATGATATATATGGTGATGCAATTTTGGCATCAATTGGATACACCTGGAAGTCCAAAGACCTTTCCTATGAAGATGTATCTGTGCAATCATATTACAG GATGCTTATAAGTAAGATACCATGTGGACTTTACAAGTTGTCCAGAGAGGCAGTACTAATGGCAGAGCTGCCTTTGGCTTTCACTACAAGAACAAATTGGAGAGGTTCTTACCCAAGAGATATCCTGTGTACTTTCTGTCGCCAGCATAGGCTATCTGAGCCTGTCTTCTCTACTGAAACTACTCCTATAAAAGCACCATCTGAGTCACCAGCATGTGGCAAGAAGTTGAGGGTTACAGATTCAACTGAAGAAGAGATAGAGCATGAAAAGGGATGTGCTAGAGATACTGTTGCCAGGGAATCTGCAGAATCAGCTGTCACCTATCAATGTGGAGTAAAACTATTTTCCAAGTGTCAAGATTTGATTGTAGAGTGTTTCCCCAAAGATTCTTTTAAGAAGCAGAATGATTCTATCCAGAACACTTCCTTGAAAGTTCTCTCATGGTTGAATGCGTATTTTAGGGACCTAGATATGACTCCAGAGAAGCTAAACAGTACTGCCAATAGCCTTGAAATTCGATTTTGTGAGAAAAACTTTTCTAAGGAGTTTGCGTTGTGTAGATCAATTCATAATGTTTACCAAAGTGAGACTCAAGGTGCCAAATTTCTAGATGAAAACCATATTAGTATGCCAAATACTTTGCCTGGACAAGGAGTTTTCTCTTTAAACATTGATGGTCCAGATTCTGGTGTATGCCCCTCCAATGGGTGCTTGTTAGTTATTAGTTATTCGGTATCTTTGGTGACAGAAAGTGGATATAAGAAAGTTCTCGAAAGTAGTGATGAGTTTGAGTTTGAGATAGGGGCTGGAGCAGTAATTCCCCACCTTGAAGCAGTTGTGATCCAGATGTCCATTGGTCAGTCTGCTTGTTTCAAAATGGACATGGCCCCTAAAGAGTTTGTTTTAGCTGCTGCTGCTGTTTCTGCAAGGAATCTTTCATTGTTATCTTCAA AATCCTGCTGCTTGAAGTATTCTCTAACTTTGTTGCGTGTAACTGAACCTCTGGAGGAAAGAATGGAACAGGCCCTTTTCAGCCCACCTCTTTCGAAGCAACGTGTTGAATATGCCGTGAAACACATCAGGGAATCTTGTGCTACTACTCTG GTTGACTTTGGATGTGGTTCTGGAAGTTTATTGGATTCTTTATTAAATTATCCAACCACTTTGGAAAAAATTGTCGGTATTGATATTTCACAGAAGAGTCTAAGCCGCGCAGCAAAGGTATGA
- the LOC122276282 gene encoding small RNA 2'-O-methyltransferase-like isoform X1 translates to MMETGGSSSVATKKATLTPKAIIYQKFGSEARYYIEEVQEPAEYGCPGLAIPHKGPSLYRCSLQLPGISVVSGTFKKKKDAEQSAAEMAIEKLGIQNSTNSLTQQEASDELVARVKYLFSNEFLPSLQPLSGHLRAALQREGDLNGLVPVSVMAICDSKLSNLCKFINPKVESNPFLVIPLIMRAAARLSGILATSEGQLWIRRQNPYPREIMESSISQPSGSPQSTLIEAVCIPCSSEKAVETVTLDVSSTGYYLDAISKKLGLTDAANVLVSRTVGKTSSETRLYFAAHQSCMLDLSSDPLTAKEAIHLEGPLNESLSKKGPLNERASYFSGHDIYGDAILASIGYTWKSKDLSYEDVSVQSYYRMLISKIPCGLYKLSREAVLMAELPLAFTTRTNWRGSYPRDILCTFCRQHRLSEPVFSTETTPIKAPSESPACGKKLRVTDSTEEEIEHEKGCARDTVARESAESAVTYQCGVKLFSKCQDLIVECFPKDSFKKQNDSIQNTSLKVLSWLNAYFRDLDMTPEKLNSTANSLEIRFCEKNFSKEFALCRSIHNVYQSETQGAKFLDENHISMPNTLPGQGVFSLNIDGPDSGVCPSNGCLLVISYSVSLVTESGYKKVLESSDEFEFEIGAGAVIPHLEAVVIQMSIGQSACFKMDMAPKEFVLAAAAVSARNLSLLSSKSCCLKYSLTLLRVTEPLEERMEQALFSPPLSKQRVEYAVKHIRESCATTLVDFGCGSGSLLDSLLNYPTTLEKIVGIDISQKSLSRAAKILHSKLSRNTDGNAPIACVKSTILYDGSVTDFDSRLCGFDIGTCLEVIEHMEEDQAFLFGDVALSSFRPKILIVSTPNYEYNVILQKANLSSQEEDPDEKTHIQSCKFRNHDHKFEWTREQFNCWATDLAAKYNYSVEFSGVGGSADIEPGFASQIAVFRRTSPPDEDEHLKDTDSAHHYKVIWEWNRPSTYSS, encoded by the exons ATGATGGAAACTGGAGGATCCTCATCTGTTGCTACGAAGAAGGCAACCCTTACACCTAAAGCTATTATATACCAAAAGTTTGGTAGCGAGGCTAGGTACTACATAGAGGAAGTACAAGAACCTGCTGAATATGGGTGCCCAGGATTGGCCATCCCACATAAGGGGCCCTCTCTTTACCGATGCAGCTTGCAGCTACCAGGGATTTCTGTTGTCTCAGGAACCTTTAAGAAAAAGAAGGATGCTGAGCAATCTGCTGCTGAGATGGCTATCGAGAAG CTAGGCATCCAAAATTCCACAAATAGTCTTACTCAGCAGGAAGCGTCAGATGAACTAGTCGCTCGTGTCaagtatttattttcaaatgag TTCCTCCCAAGTCTTCAGCCCCTAAGTGGCCACCTTAGAGCAGCTTTGCAGAGAGAAGGTGATCTTAATGGTTTGGTTCCTGTTTCTGTTATGGCCATCTGCGATTCAAAGCTTAGCAATCTTTGTAAATTCATTAATCCAAAAGTGGAGTCAAATCCATTCTTAGTTATACCATTAATTATGAGGGCGGCAGCAAGATTATCTGGCATTCTTGCTACTTCTGAGGGGCAGCTTTGGATTCGGAGGCAAAACCCATACCCTCGTGAGATAATGGAGTCTTCAATTAGCCAACCATCTGGCTCCCCACAAAGCACTTTGATTGAAGCTGTATGTATTCCATGTTCATCGGAGAAGGCTGTTGAAACTGTGACTCTTGATGTTTCCTCCACTGGGTATTACCTGGATGCTATTTCCAAAAAACTTGGTTTGACTGATGCTGCTAATGTTCTGGTCTCCAG GACTGTTGGTAAAACTTCTTCTGAGACAAGACTGTACTTTGCTGCCCACCAGTCGTGCATGTTGGATCTGTCATCTGATCCTCTAACAGCAAAAGAAGCTATTCATCTTGAAGGAccattaaatgaaagcttatcAAAAAAAGGACCATTAAATGAAAGGGCAAGTTATTTCTCTGGTCATGATATATATGGTGATGCAATTTTGGCATCAATTGGATACACCTGGAAGTCCAAAGACCTTTCCTATGAAGATGTATCTGTGCAATCATATTACAG GATGCTTATAAGTAAGATACCATGTGGACTTTACAAGTTGTCCAGAGAGGCAGTACTAATGGCAGAGCTGCCTTTGGCTTTCACTACAAGAACAAATTGGAGAGGTTCTTACCCAAGAGATATCCTGTGTACTTTCTGTCGCCAGCATAGGCTATCTGAGCCTGTCTTCTCTACTGAAACTACTCCTATAAAAGCACCATCTGAGTCACCAGCATGTGGCAAGAAGTTGAGGGTTACAGATTCAACTGAAGAAGAGATAGAGCATGAAAAGGGATGTGCTAGAGATACTGTTGCCAGGGAATCTGCAGAATCAGCTGTCACCTATCAATGTGGAGTAAAACTATTTTCCAAGTGTCAAGATTTGATTGTAGAGTGTTTCCCCAAAGATTCTTTTAAGAAGCAGAATGATTCTATCCAGAACACTTCCTTGAAAGTTCTCTCATGGTTGAATGCGTATTTTAGGGACCTAGATATGACTCCAGAGAAGCTAAACAGTACTGCCAATAGCCTTGAAATTCGATTTTGTGAGAAAAACTTTTCTAAGGAGTTTGCGTTGTGTAGATCAATTCATAATGTTTACCAAAGTGAGACTCAAGGTGCCAAATTTCTAGATGAAAACCATATTAGTATGCCAAATACTTTGCCTGGACAAGGAGTTTTCTCTTTAAACATTGATGGTCCAGATTCTGGTGTATGCCCCTCCAATGGGTGCTTGTTAGTTATTAGTTATTCGGTATCTTTGGTGACAGAAAGTGGATATAAGAAAGTTCTCGAAAGTAGTGATGAGTTTGAGTTTGAGATAGGGGCTGGAGCAGTAATTCCCCACCTTGAAGCAGTTGTGATCCAGATGTCCATTGGTCAGTCTGCTTGTTTCAAAATGGACATGGCCCCTAAAGAGTTTGTTTTAGCTGCTGCTGCTGTTTCTGCAAGGAATCTTTCATTGTTATCTTCAA AATCCTGCTGCTTGAAGTATTCTCTAACTTTGTTGCGTGTAACTGAACCTCTGGAGGAAAGAATGGAACAGGCCCTTTTCAGCCCACCTCTTTCGAAGCAACGTGTTGAATATGCCGTGAAACACATCAGGGAATCTTGTGCTACTACTCTG GTTGACTTTGGATGTGGTTCTGGAAGTTTATTGGATTCTTTATTAAATTATCCAACCACTTTGGAAAAAATTGTCGGTATTGATATTTCACAGAAGAGTCTAAGCCGCGCAGCAAAG ATTCTTCATTCAAAACTAAGCAGGAATACCGATGGCAATGCCCCGATTGCATGTGTCAAATCTACAATTCTTTATGATGGTTCTGTCACAGATTTTGATTCTCGATTATGCGGATTTGATATTGGCACTTGTTTAGAG GTTATTGAGCATATGGAGGAAGATCAGGCATTTCTGTTTGGAGATGTGGCACTTAGTTCTTTTCGTCCAAAGATTCTTATTGTTTCAACCCCAAACTATGAATACAATGTGATACTCCAGAAAGCTAATCTATCAAGCCAAGAAGAGGATCCAGATGAGAAAACCCACATACAGTCTTGTAAATTTCGCAACCATGATCACAAATTTGAATGGACTAGAGAGCAGTTCAACTGCTGGGCAACTGATTTAGCTGCAAAGTACAATTACAGTGTCGAGTTCAGTGGGGTTGGCGGATCTGCTGACATTGAACCGGGTTTTGCTTCTCAGATTGCCGTCTTCCGAAGAACATCCCCACCCGATGAAGATGAACATCTAAAAGATACAGATTCAGCACATCATTACAAAGTTATATGGGAGTGGAATAGGCCGTCAACATATTCTAGCTAA
- the LOC122276282 gene encoding small RNA 2'-O-methyltransferase-like isoform X4 yields MMETGGSSSVATKKATLTPKAIIYQKFGSEARYYIEEVQEPAEYGCPGLAIPHKGPSLYRCSLQLPGISVVSGTFKKKKDAEQSAAEMAIEKLGIQNSTNSLTQQEASDELVARVKYLFSNEFLPSLQPLSGHLRAALQREGDLNGLVPVSVMAICDSKLSNLCKFINPKVESNPFLVIPLIMRAAARLSGILATSEGQLWIRRQNPYPREIMESSISQPSGSPQSTLIEAVCIPCSSEKAVETVTLDVSSTGYYLDAISKKLGLTDAANVLVSRTVGKTSSETRLYFAAHQSCMLDLSSDPLTAKEAIHLEGPLNESLSKKGPLNERASYFSGHDIYGDAILASIGYTWKSKDLSYEDVSVQSYYRMLISKIPCGLYKLSREAVLMAELPLAFTTRTNWRGSYPRDILCTFCRQHRLSEPVFSTETTPIKAPSESPACGKKLRVTDSTEEEIEHEKGCARDTVARESAESAVTYQCGVKLFSKCQDLIVECFPKDSFKKQNDSIQNTSLKVLSWLNAYFRDLDMTPEKLNSTANSLEIRFCEKNFSKEFALCRSIHNVYQSETQGAKFLDENHISMPNTLPGQGVFSLNIDGPDSGVCPSNGCLLVISYSVSLVTESGYKKVLESSDEFEFEIGAGAVIPHLEAVVIQMSIGQSACFKMDMAPKEFVLAAAAVSARNLSLLSSKSCCLKYSLTLLRVTEPLEERMEQALFSPPLSKQRVEYAVKHIRESCATTLVDFGCGSGSLLDSLLNYPTTLEKIVGIDISQKSLSRAAKILHSKLSRNTDGNAPIACVKSTILYDGSVTDFDSRLCGFDIGTCLEDLSLARNLYLCSLST; encoded by the exons ATGATGGAAACTGGAGGATCCTCATCTGTTGCTACGAAGAAGGCAACCCTTACACCTAAAGCTATTATATACCAAAAGTTTGGTAGCGAGGCTAGGTACTACATAGAGGAAGTACAAGAACCTGCTGAATATGGGTGCCCAGGATTGGCCATCCCACATAAGGGGCCCTCTCTTTACCGATGCAGCTTGCAGCTACCAGGGATTTCTGTTGTCTCAGGAACCTTTAAGAAAAAGAAGGATGCTGAGCAATCTGCTGCTGAGATGGCTATCGAGAAG CTAGGCATCCAAAATTCCACAAATAGTCTTACTCAGCAGGAAGCGTCAGATGAACTAGTCGCTCGTGTCaagtatttattttcaaatgag TTCCTCCCAAGTCTTCAGCCCCTAAGTGGCCACCTTAGAGCAGCTTTGCAGAGAGAAGGTGATCTTAATGGTTTGGTTCCTGTTTCTGTTATGGCCATCTGCGATTCAAAGCTTAGCAATCTTTGTAAATTCATTAATCCAAAAGTGGAGTCAAATCCATTCTTAGTTATACCATTAATTATGAGGGCGGCAGCAAGATTATCTGGCATTCTTGCTACTTCTGAGGGGCAGCTTTGGATTCGGAGGCAAAACCCATACCCTCGTGAGATAATGGAGTCTTCAATTAGCCAACCATCTGGCTCCCCACAAAGCACTTTGATTGAAGCTGTATGTATTCCATGTTCATCGGAGAAGGCTGTTGAAACTGTGACTCTTGATGTTTCCTCCACTGGGTATTACCTGGATGCTATTTCCAAAAAACTTGGTTTGACTGATGCTGCTAATGTTCTGGTCTCCAG GACTGTTGGTAAAACTTCTTCTGAGACAAGACTGTACTTTGCTGCCCACCAGTCGTGCATGTTGGATCTGTCATCTGATCCTCTAACAGCAAAAGAAGCTATTCATCTTGAAGGAccattaaatgaaagcttatcAAAAAAAGGACCATTAAATGAAAGGGCAAGTTATTTCTCTGGTCATGATATATATGGTGATGCAATTTTGGCATCAATTGGATACACCTGGAAGTCCAAAGACCTTTCCTATGAAGATGTATCTGTGCAATCATATTACAG GATGCTTATAAGTAAGATACCATGTGGACTTTACAAGTTGTCCAGAGAGGCAGTACTAATGGCAGAGCTGCCTTTGGCTTTCACTACAAGAACAAATTGGAGAGGTTCTTACCCAAGAGATATCCTGTGTACTTTCTGTCGCCAGCATAGGCTATCTGAGCCTGTCTTCTCTACTGAAACTACTCCTATAAAAGCACCATCTGAGTCACCAGCATGTGGCAAGAAGTTGAGGGTTACAGATTCAACTGAAGAAGAGATAGAGCATGAAAAGGGATGTGCTAGAGATACTGTTGCCAGGGAATCTGCAGAATCAGCTGTCACCTATCAATGTGGAGTAAAACTATTTTCCAAGTGTCAAGATTTGATTGTAGAGTGTTTCCCCAAAGATTCTTTTAAGAAGCAGAATGATTCTATCCAGAACACTTCCTTGAAAGTTCTCTCATGGTTGAATGCGTATTTTAGGGACCTAGATATGACTCCAGAGAAGCTAAACAGTACTGCCAATAGCCTTGAAATTCGATTTTGTGAGAAAAACTTTTCTAAGGAGTTTGCGTTGTGTAGATCAATTCATAATGTTTACCAAAGTGAGACTCAAGGTGCCAAATTTCTAGATGAAAACCATATTAGTATGCCAAATACTTTGCCTGGACAAGGAGTTTTCTCTTTAAACATTGATGGTCCAGATTCTGGTGTATGCCCCTCCAATGGGTGCTTGTTAGTTATTAGTTATTCGGTATCTTTGGTGACAGAAAGTGGATATAAGAAAGTTCTCGAAAGTAGTGATGAGTTTGAGTTTGAGATAGGGGCTGGAGCAGTAATTCCCCACCTTGAAGCAGTTGTGATCCAGATGTCCATTGGTCAGTCTGCTTGTTTCAAAATGGACATGGCCCCTAAAGAGTTTGTTTTAGCTGCTGCTGCTGTTTCTGCAAGGAATCTTTCATTGTTATCTTCAA AATCCTGCTGCTTGAAGTATTCTCTAACTTTGTTGCGTGTAACTGAACCTCTGGAGGAAAGAATGGAACAGGCCCTTTTCAGCCCACCTCTTTCGAAGCAACGTGTTGAATATGCCGTGAAACACATCAGGGAATCTTGTGCTACTACTCTG GTTGACTTTGGATGTGGTTCTGGAAGTTTATTGGATTCTTTATTAAATTATCCAACCACTTTGGAAAAAATTGTCGGTATTGATATTTCACAGAAGAGTCTAAGCCGCGCAGCAAAG ATTCTTCATTCAAAACTAAGCAGGAATACCGATGGCAATGCCCCGATTGCATGTGTCAAATCTACAATTCTTTATGATGGTTCTGTCACAGATTTTGATTCTCGATTATGCGGATTTGATATTGGCACTTGTTTAGAG GACTTGAGCTTGGCAAGGAATTTGTATTTATGTAGCCTTAGCACCTAA